The genomic stretch GATCTTAACCAGATGATCCCAATGTCAAGAAAACAAATCTGTGGAAGGGTTAATAGAACACATTATCATTCCTTCTTAAGCAAGCAAGTGCAGTAGCCTGATCCTATGGAATGTTTTCAATGTTTCAAGGAAAGTGTAACACTAGTAGAAACCCGTACTGGACAACTGGCGTTATTGCTTCTTAGCCAGAAAACAGAAGAGAAGAACCAATAAGTTATTTGCAAAAGAAACCTGCTTGGTTAAATGTTTGCATATACTCCTAACCAAGAAGAAAGGAAGTTGTGAAGTTAAACCGATTTATCATTCATATGGAAAATTATGAATGCCTTGTACATGGCACAGAAGCATGCCAATAAGAGCCAGAATTGCACGAGATGTGGCATGTGTGACTCGTAACGTGCAACAGGATGCACGTGTCCCACCTCTGCATATGCGAGCATGGGAAAATAAGGCATCAGCACGGGCAACCAATGCGGCAATACGTTAATTTCCTGGACTCAGCAAGACACTAGTTACAAGAAAGAAAACAGGGAAATGTAATCAGAAAGGAATGCTGCATAGAACACGATAGTTAAGCACATTCCACCAATTAACATGAGCAGGAGTTGAACTTACAGCGCAGCACCTCTCTAATCTCTGGCGGCTCCACCACCTGATATTAATGAtcgaaaaaaaaagttaaaaagaaaTCTAATTTCATTAATAAAACATAAGTTTACTTGAAGAAATAGCCCTAAGCACCCGTAGAAAAGAAGTTCAATGGAAATCACAAGGGAGGTCAAATCACACGAAGAAGATTCAAGGAACCATGATCAGTATATGCAGACTGATCCAAACTACTCGATTATGAGACTACGAGATAAGGGAGATCATATTGGATTCGAATTAGGGTAAAGAAAGAGGGTCTCACCAGTTCTTTGAGTTGGCAAGTTTCGCAGTTCATGGAGGCCGCTTCTTCGCTTCGCACCGGACACAAAAGGATCAAGATCGTGATCAAAGAACGGGAAAAGGATCACGAATATGGGATTTCGGTGCTCGCCCACCTGGCAATTCTAGGGTTTCAGAAAAGGCGAACGAAAGGGGTAAAGCGAAGGCGAGGACGAtgcgatggagagagagagagtataccGTACGAGAGAAGGTGAAGTTGTTATTTTAAGTAGCAGCAGCGGAGCCTGATATAACCCGCTTAGCGGACCCAAATCCGACCCGATAACGTTGGTAAAGTCCTTTCGTTCGACCTGTTAAATAAGTGCACATCTTATATGCTGGTGTCCCATACAAATCCAATATTATATCGGATTCGGATGAACTGTTGAACTTTGTGTTCTCTTATCGGATTTTGTTTTGCGGATCCTACCAAAAGAAATCGAATAACAACAACCGTTCCGTTCGTTGGAGAAGTATACATTCCTTCGAGTAtttgaaataaattttataaaataaaagacaAATTATCCCATGACAGTTTAGTATTTCATTATTTATTATATGATCATGGAATCCTCCGTCTCCAAATAATATGATAAGGGAATAATGTTCGACACCCACCGAAAGCTAAGATGTGGCTAATTCTACTAATGCGGCTAGAGTCTCTTCTACCTCAGTTGACATATGCGATCAAGATTGGGGTTTGGTAAGTTAAATCTAATTGGCTGAGTTGGACATTGACTAAACCAATCAATACTTTATTTTATGTTTGTCTATTGTCAATGATCGAACCTACAAGATATTTAATCATGCAAAACTTTATTGAAAACATGCATGATAAAACTCTTTATTTATCAGATTATTTTTATACTCGTAGACATCTCGGAAATAATTTTACATATTTTTCCAACTTAGATACAATTATACtgcatcaaatctaaattagatatGACAAACAATAGATAACATTTACGAAAATATTATGAATATGAAATCGAGATATCGACTATATGATATTAAATTGAAGGTATTAGCTATATCATTATTTTCATATCAAGATTAATAGGTAATTTTGGattcttagaaaataaaaaaaaaaatttcttgcatACGAAAGAAAttctataaattatgatttaggtATCATATAAATATCACATGTTTCTTTATATTTTAATGGAGAGATGATGTGGAAAAATACTTGCAGACCTCTTAGAGTTTTTCTTCTACTGAatttagataaaataatataaaagataaaaaattctATATTTATGTGAGAGTATGCATATGAaaacatatatatttaaattagaaaaaatatataattttatatggtATGATAAATAATTTTGTTATCTCCTTAGACATTGACAATACGTGTCAAACTCTGCTAGCATTGTTTCATGTGTGATCAGAGGTGTGACAGTTGGAAGTGGATGAATAATGTTGTTAGCTACATCCATTCCCATGTTCACCGATGATCTCTACTTGATggttacaataataataataataataataataataataataaataaataaaaataaataaaaataaaaaaataaaaaaataaaaataaaaataaaaataaaataaaaaataattataattattttctcATGATGGTAAAATATATAATAGCACTTTTAAGTATTATTTGGGACTAATACTTTCTTTATTTTCTCTCTTCTATATGTTATTTGTTATTGGCCAATGGCTCAAGTTTAGAGTCCATTTAGAACAAGATTGCCTCCTCAGCGTACCCCTCAGCCTCCCACCCCTCTTGAGCTTGTCCTTTGGATGCCTCCATAGGTCGGGGAAAGGATCCTCTCCAATGGTCCTTCTAACATTGAATGTTTGGTTCCCACAGCAATGGTCATCAATTAACGACCACGCCATCTGACCGTGGGGTCCAACAACGACTATAAGCATAAGCCGTTGGATCCTGTGTGACCGTTCGGCCATTTCATAGGATCCTTACATAATTAAAAAGAGTCGCTTTAACTCCCGTTTTCAAGTTGACCCATCAAAAGAAACAATTTGGCAGATCAGCCCTTGTTTTCTACATCACCCGCAAGAGATCCAATCGCAACATTCTTTTGTAAAAATCCTTAACCTTTTCATATTTGCATAAGAACCCCTTAAGCCGAACCAGAAAGTTACGCATTTGACATAGTAAAAGATATGAAATTGCATCCTTACTGCTGAAGCAAAGTCACAAACAATGCATTCTAATTTAACATTTTAAGGGCTTATTGACAAAATATGTTTAAAGAATGCTAAATTTGTAGGATTTTCTTTAATTTCTTTGTTTCTCAACGTCTTCAAATGCATTGTTTTAAATACAAGAATCTATCAAATAAAACAACTAAAGGGTAGTATATGTGCAAAATAAAGAATGCTGAGATTTTGTTGTTGGGTAAAAACACGAATAAACTTTAAATTAGGCACCTCATTGTAAGAAGCCCAAAGATAAATGGATTATGAAGTGGGAGAGAGTGGAAACCCTACgaggtcgaggaggaggaggacgaggaggatatGCCGATGGATACAGCGGCGCTATCGCGGATCGGGCTGGCGGGGCTGGCGGTGATGGGCCAGAATCTGGCCCTCAACGTTGCCGAGAAGGGCTTCCCCATCTCCGTCTACAACCGCACAGCCTCAAAGGTTGACGAGACCGTCTCCCGCGCTGCCACTGAGGGCGGCCTCCCCCTCTCCGGACACCGCTCCCCGCAGGACTTCGTCCTTTCCCTCCGCCGCCCCCGCGCCGTCGTCATCCTCGTCAAGGCCGGCGCCCCCGTGGACCAGACCATCGCCGCTCTCTCCCACTTCATGGAACCCGGCGACGCCATCATCGACGGTGGTAACGAGTGGTACGAGAACACCGAGCGCCGCATCCGCGAGGCCGCCGCCCGGGGCATCCTCTACCTGGGCATGGGCGTCTCTGGCGGCGAGGATGGCGCCCGCCATGGGCCTTCCCTCATGCCCGGCGGCTCCCTCCAAGCCTACCGCAACGTGGAGGACATCCTCACCCGCGTCGCTGCCCAGGTCGATGATGGCCCCTGCGTCACCTTCGTTGGCGAGGGCGGCGCTGGCAACTTCGTCAAGATGGTCCACAACGGCATCGAGTACGGTGACATGCAGCTCATCGCCGAGGCATATGATGTGCTCAGGGTTGTCGGTGGGCTGTCGAATTCCGAGCTCGCCCAAACGTTTGGCGAATGGAACCGCGGCGAGCTCGAGAGCTTCCTCATCGAGATCACTGCTGACATCTTTGGAGTCCACGACGAGCATGGTGGTGGAGAGCTCATCGACAAGATTCTAGACAAGACCGGCATGAAGGGGACGGGTAAGTGGACGGTACAGCAGGCAGCTGAGCTCTCGGTTGCTGCGCCAACCATCGCTGCCTCGCTGGACTGTCGATACCTTAGCGGGCTTAAGGAGGAGAGAGAGGCTGCCTCCGAGGCTCTCGAACAAGCAGGCATCGGCAGAGGCGATTTTTCTGTAGGCCGATCTATCGACAAGAGACGCCTGATTGATGATGTCCGGCAGGCACTCTATGCCTCTAAGATCTGTAGTTATGCCCAAGGGATGAACTTGCTCGGAGCTAAGAGTGCAGAGAAGGGATGGAACCTGAATCTTGGGGAGCTCGCAAGGATTTGGAAGGGAGGGTGCATCATAAGGGCAAGGTTCTTGGACAGGATCAAGAAGGCTTATGAGCGTAACCTAGGGCTTGCAAACCTGATTGTGGACCCA from Musa acuminata AAA Group cultivar baxijiao chromosome BXJ1-3, Cavendish_Baxijiao_AAA, whole genome shotgun sequence encodes the following:
- the LOC103978425 gene encoding 6-phosphogluconate dehydrogenase, decarboxylating 3, chloroplastic-like, which encodes MPMDTAALSRIGLAGLAVMGQNLALNVAEKGFPISVYNRTASKVDETVSRAATEGGLPLSGHRSPQDFVLSLRRPRAVVILVKAGAPVDQTIAALSHFMEPGDAIIDGGNEWYENTERRIREAAARGILYLGMGVSGGEDGARHGPSLMPGGSLQAYRNVEDILTRVAAQVDDGPCVTFVGEGGAGNFVKMVHNGIEYGDMQLIAEAYDVLRVVGGLSNSELAQTFGEWNRGELESFLIEITADIFGVHDEHGGGELIDKILDKTGMKGTGKWTVQQAAELSVAAPTIAASLDCRYLSGLKEEREAASEALEQAGIGRGDFSVGRSIDKRRLIDDVRQALYASKICSYAQGMNLLGAKSAEKGWNLNLGELARIWKGGCIIRARFLDRIKKAYERNLGLANLIVDPEFAREMVQRQAAWRRVVGLAIEAGISTPGMCASLAYFDTYRRARLPANLVQAQRDYFGAHTYERVDRPGSFHTEWSKIARQSKIGAGILN